DNA from Bos javanicus breed banteng chromosome 1, ARS-OSU_banteng_1.0, whole genome shotgun sequence:
TTGATTTTATATGTGAATAAATTGTTGTAGAGAGCCATACTTATATTAACTTTTCTGTAGAAGAAAGACAAGAAGCCTAAGAAGTCAACCTGGAAGTTTAATTTGGATCTTACTCATCCAGTAGAAGATGGAATTTTTGATTCGGGAAATTTTGTAAGTATCACTCTACTCAGCTTGGTTTTATCATTTTAGTAGAATTTCTAATAATGAATTATATAATCTTGGATTTTAACCTAATCTCTGTTCCTAGGGTACCTTCCCTAGTGAATATCTAGGGTTTTCTTCCCTAGTGTggcattttttctgttttaaaataggaACAGTTTCTGCGGGAGAAGGTTAAAGTGAATGGAAAAACTGGAAATCTTGGGAATGTCGTTCACATTGAACGCTTCAAGAATAAAATCATAGTCGTTTCTGAGAAACAGTTCTCTAAAAGGTTGGTATGTGTTTTCCATCGTGTTTTGTTTAAACAGTGTTGGGTGTAATATTAGAACGTGTTTGGAGAAACATGTCTGTTGTGTAGTACGGGAGTAGTGTCCTAGCTTCTAATAGAAGCAGCCAATCAAAGGTAAATTTCTCTAATGTTCATCCTGTGGCCGGttttcattcattaaaattttcttgACCGATAGTAAATATTAAAACTTCATAATGACAGCACTGTTTGTTACTGCATAGCCTAGCAGTGAACCAAACACACTAGGTAGCCACTACCAAGGAACTTAAATTTAAGCATAGAAGAGAGATGATGAAATGCAGTAATGTAAGTAGTTGGTAAGAGCTGTACATAAGTGCATAAAGAAAGTTGATGTTTAAAGTGGTCAGGGAAAGcttcatgtaaatgaaatacaGTAGTAAGCCAAAGACTTAGGAGCCTGTGGTGGTAGTACATATTAGCTATGGTTGTGAATTAATCACTAGGGATTTGGAGATGAAGTATCTGTCACATGCAGATAACTGTTATAAATGCAATATTGTAATTGCTGCATTGAAGGTAGAGATTGGGATAGCAGGAGTTTGCAGAGAACCTGAGAGTAAGCTTAGTGTTGCCAGTGGAATGAGATTCCTAACGGGGGAGCAACATTGACAGAGGGCAGGGAGGCTTTAGAGGAATGTGTAGGAGTTCAGAACTGTAAAATGTAAAGGGAGAGTGATTGGAATAATGAAATCAGGCCACGCTGAAAGCTTTTTTTATAAAGACTGCGCCATATGTAGGTTTTAAGACTGGATAATCTTGAGCTTGTGAGTAAGATTCAGCCCTGTTGACAGATTGCCTCTTGTTGATCCAAGATGGGATTGAAATTAGGGAGATTGGTGGTGAAGAGAATGTTGATATTTGCATGTAACATTTGAAGAATGAGATCatattgtttaatttaaaaatctaatgtCGAAGTAAGACTGAAGAGGAAGCTACTATTACTGCTATCCTTCATATTAGTCTCCATATAAAGATTATTGCGAGGGTGGGGGAGAATAAGGGTTTTGTTGTAGGGCATAAATTGATACTAATTGGAGTTGAGAATGCTACCTTATATCCCTAGCAGCCTTGCTCAATATTTAGTACAAATGAAATAATTAGAGGGAACTAGGAACACAGAAGATGGATATGACAGTGCATCTTATATAGGCCTTTATGTAGTAAGTATTATAtgtaatgaaatttatttttattttaaaggtattTGAAGTACCTTACCAagaaataccttaaaaaaaacaaTCTTCGTGATTGGCTTCGTGTGGTTGCATCTGACAAGGAGACTTACGAGCTTCGTTACTTCCAGATTAGTCAAGATGAAGATGAATCTGAGTCTGAGGACTAGATGATGCCATCCTTCACAGGGCTTTGCTTGCTAATAAAACTTATTAAGCATACAAAAGAAACATCTTGAAATGGACCTTTAGCTTATCAGTGAATAAAAAACATTACTTTGTATGTTAAACATTGATCTTTATTTAAGTGTATGCTGTTTATATAGTGCTGGCTTTCCTTTaagacttttttatatttttattggagtgtagttgatttacaatgttgtgttagtttcaggtatatagcaaagtgaatgaaTTATACATAGATATCCACTGTTTCTTTTGTCATATAGaccattacaaagtattgagtagagttccctgtgctatacagttttTTAGttatatgctaagttgcttcagttgtgtctaacgatctgcaaacccatggatctgcaaacccacggactgtagcccgccagtctcctctgtccatgggattctccaggcaagaacactggagtgggttgccatttcctactcttacctgttttatgtatagtagtgtgtacatgccAGTGTCAATCTCCCAATGTATCCTTCTCCCCTGTATCctctggtaatcataagtttgctGCATCTGacttccattttgtaaataagcctTTGTCCACCTCCCCCCTACCCCAAGTACTTTGTATAAGCAATATTTAAATAGCTTATAGCTGGTGGAATTTCAGGATTTATCTAGTGTACTGGTTTTACAGATGCCTCAAGTTAAAAGTATATAGCAAAAACACAATTGGGTGTAACTATATAATAAAATCTATAGATTTGATCAACAGTCTGTCTTTGTACAATGTGTAAATGAATCCTGATTGCCTACAACAGTTCTTACACGTAAGTGCTCAGTATTGAATCACTCCTGCCTTTTGCTTCAGGGGAACACTTCCCTAATTAGCGTAAAGGGTCTGAGTTGAGCATGGTACTATAAACCAGATTGCCTGTTGATCATGATCCAGGTGCCTTGTGGGCACTAGAAACAAAACCTTTGAAGGATTTGAATCTGAACTCGTACCCACTAAATCTGCTTGTATGTTCTTTGAATAATTAGAATTCCCTCAACTAGTTGGAATCTCTCAACCTCCATACTAATCATTCAGAAAATGTTGTTCTTCTGTTGCTTGAAACTGTGGACAGACCCTTTCTCCCAAATAAAGCAACCGTTGAGAGCTCTTTaagcagtcagttcagtcgctcagtcatgtccccgtgaattgcagcatgctaggcctacCTGtccaccaacccccggagttcacccaaactcatgtccatcaactcggtgatgccatccagccatcttatcctctgttgtccccttctgccctcagtcccagtatcagagtcttaacattgagtcaattcttctcatgaggtggccaaagtattggacctttagctttagcatcagtccttccaaagaacacctgggactgatctcctttagaatggactggttgggtctccttgcagtccaagggactctcaagagtcttctccaacaccacaattcaaaagcatcaattcttcggggctcagctttcttcacagtccaactcacatccatacatgaccactggaaaaaccatagccttgactagacagacctttgttggcaaagtaatgtctctgcttttgaatatgctatctaggttggtcataactttccttccaaggagtaagcgtcttttaatttcatggtcgcagtcatcatccgcagtgattttggagcccaagaaaataaagtctgacactgtttccccatctatttcccatgaagtgatgggaccagatgccatgatcctagttttctgaatgttgagctttaagccaacttttccactctcctttcactttcatcaagaggctctttagttcctcttcactttctttaagCAGAATGGTTAACAATCTCCAAATTGTAGATGAGAATTAATGCAAGGGAGGTACTAGAGCCGTATCTTCTACTGGCCCCAGGATGGTGGTAGTACCTCAGGTACTTAGGTGGGCCATGAATCCTAATGCCAGTAGAACAGTGTTGCCAGATTTTGACTATTCCAACAATATAGATGTGTGTGTAATTGGTTTGGGGAGTGTTAAATGTTTTCATCCTATTAAGAGCTTTAAGTACTCACCAAAGTTAACACAGCCACTCCTCCCTTAACTCTGCCCCATTTGAATTGTTCATGTTTTCCATCAACATCCTACTGTGTGCTTGCTTTTTGGGTATGGTGGATGCATTGAAGTAAAAACAGCCTGCTTTCTGGTATTGTGAGGGAAACTGACCACATGGTGAGGAAAATTGCATTAAAGTATAacaaagggagaaggcagtggcaccccactccagtactcctacctggaaaatcccatggatggaggagcctggagggctgcagtccatgggatcgctgagggttggacacgactgagcgacttcactttcacttttcactttcatgcattggagaaggaaatggcaacccactccagtgttcttgcctggagaatcccagggacgggggagcctggtgggttgccgtctatggggtcacacagagtcggacacgactgaagcgacttagcagcagcataacaaaGGGGTTTTAAAAGAGTTTAATGTGGTCAAGGGAAGGAAGTGAGGAAGTGTTTGAGCTAACTTAAAACAGGCAAAGTCAACTCTGGATGAAGAGAAAAGGgtgtttcaggcagagggaacagcataggTAAAATTCTCAGGACATTGGGGGTCTGGTTGGCATACCATTCATCTGGAATAGAATGATTGGTCATGAGAAGAATCTGGAAAGTTAAGTAGAAGCCAGCCCATGTAGGACAGAAGTTGATGCCTCCTTTTAATCGAGAGCTATGGGAAAGTGCTGAATTTTAAGTAGTGGATAATGAGAATCCAATGAGGTAAGCATTTTGAAAAAGATCAGTGGCTGCTTTATGAAGACTGGTTGTCAGTGGAGGTCATATTGgatgcttcccaggtagctcagctggtaaaagaatctgcctgcaatgcaggtgaccccagttggattcctgggttgggaagatcccctggagaagggagaggctacccactctggtattcttgggcttccctggtggcccagatggtaaagaatccacctgcattgctaaagaatccacctgcattgctggtgacctgggttgggaagatcctttggaggagggcatggcaacccactccagtattcttgcctagagaatccccagggacagaagagcctgttgggctacagtccatgggattgcaaagagtcagataatg
Protein-coding regions in this window:
- the RPL22L1 gene encoding ribosomal protein eL22-like isoform X1, encoding MAPKKDKKPKKSTWKFNLDLTHPVEDGIFDSGNFEQFLREKVKVNGKTGNLGNVVHIERFKNKIIVVSEKQFSKRYLKYLTKKYLKKNNLRDWLRVVASDKETYELRYFQISQDEDESESED
- the RPL22L1 gene encoding ribosomal protein eL22-like isoform X2 — translated: MAPKDKKPKKSTWKFNLDLTHPVEDGIFDSGNFEQFLREKVKVNGKTGNLGNVVHIERFKNKIIVVSEKQFSKRYLKYLTKKYLKKNNLRDWLRVVASDKETYELRYFQISQDEDESESED